The Campylobacter sp. RM10537 genome has a segment encoding these proteins:
- a CDS encoding hydrogenase small subunit: MVDYNQIESRLVALEKLPSLNSNSSIPKALEKAGFSRRDFMKWAGAMTAFLALPASFTPMVAKAAELADRLPVIWLHMAECTGCSESLLRSDTPTIDSLIFDYISLEYHETVMAAAGWQAEENLENAIEKYKGQYVLMVEGGIPCGDKEHYLTIGPHAKTGYELSKKASENAYAILAIGTCSSFGGIQAARPNPSNAQPLSKVTDKTVINVPGCPPSEKNIVGNVLQLLLFKELPALDVYNRPKWAYGLRIHDLCERRGHFDAGEFVQSFGDEGAKNGYCLYKVGCKGPYTFNNCSRERFNQHTSWPIQAGHGCIGCSEPNFWDNMGPFEEPLASHKFDTVFGLGADSVSDKIGIGVLTLTGVAIAAHAVIASMKKNEE, from the coding sequence ATGGTCGATTATAATCAAATAGAGTCTCGTTTGGTGGCGCTTGAGAAGCTTCCTTCTTTAAATTCTAATTCTTCTATTCCTAAAGCTTTGGAAAAAGCTGGATTTAGCAGAAGGGATTTTATGAAATGGGCAGGAGCTATGACAGCTTTTTTAGCACTTCCGGCAAGTTTTACACCTATGGTAGCAAAAGCTGCTGAATTGGCCGATAGATTACCCGTTATTTGGCTACATATGGCAGAATGTACAGGTTGTAGTGAAAGTTTATTAAGAAGTGATACACCAACAATAGATAGTTTAATATTTGATTATATATCTTTAGAGTATCATGAAACTGTAATGGCTGCTGCAGGTTGGCAAGCAGAAGAAAATTTAGAAAATGCAATTGAAAAATATAAAGGTCAATATGTTTTAATGGTAGAGGGTGGTATTCCATGTGGAGATAAAGAGCACTATCTTACAATAGGACCTCATGCAAAAACTGGATATGAGCTTAGTAAAAAAGCTAGTGAAAATGCTTATGCGATTTTAGCTATTGGAACCTGTTCTTCTTTTGGAGGAATACAAGCAGCAAGACCGAATCCAAGTAACGCACAACCTTTAAGTAAAGTTACTGATAAAACAGTGATTAATGTTCCAGGTTGTCCCCCAAGTGAAAAAAATATAGTAGGTAATGTTTTGCAGCTTTTGCTTTTTAAAGAACTTCCAGCGCTTGATGTTTATAATAGACCAAAATGGGCTTATGGTTTAAGAATTCATGATCTTTGTGAAAGACGTGGACATTTTGATGCAGGAGAATTTGTGCAAAGTTTTGGCGATGAAGGTGCAAAAAATGGTTATTGTCTTTATAAGGTAGGTTGTAAAGGACCTTATACTTTTAATAATTGCTCAAGAGAAAGATTTAATCAACATACTTCTTGGCCTATTCAAGCAGGACATGGTTGCATAGGATGTTCTGAACCAAATTTCTGGGATAATATGGGGCCTTTTGAAGAACCTTTAGCAAGTCATAAATTTGATACAGTTTTTGGTTTGGGCGCTGATAGTGTTTCAGATAAAATAGGCATAGGTGTGTTAACACTCACAGGAGTTGCAATTGCTGCTCATGCAGTGATCGCTTCTATGAAAAAAAATGAGGAGTAA
- the mnmC gene encoding bifunctional tRNA (5-methylaminomethyl-2-thiouridine)(34)-methyltransferase MnmD/FAD-dependent 5-carboxymethylaminomethyl-2-thiouridine(34) oxidoreductase MnmC translates to MKKANIIFKDNTPFSLDFDDFYFNSQDGIQESKYIYTEAFNWDNKEQFVIAETGFGIGLNFFLTLKRFLKEQNDEKRLFYISVEKFYIDKEKLREIYQKLGFYEDFKEVLEPFLKFYPPCKEGYYRFYFKNCFLDLIFDDISILKKLDFKANVWFLDGFSPSKNSAMFDDNVLFEVARLSKKGTQLCTFSAASLLQKNLRKNGFCIRKIKGFRKREMIQAFFENDKTEQEMFQEAYFKRVSQKIKNKEVAIIGAGICAAVLAYELFLRGFKISIFEKNACLGEGASGNESGILSSLILKPGVALGEFSQLALVEANRFYRQILDLKLEGVIEIAHNDLMQERFLSQKNNILFNIKKNQAFLQDGGHIQPKKLVQVLFEKSKAKIYFNHQFENYQYKNGTFKLFFNGMKDYYQSEILIYAMGADTKDFISYDFMNLSKVRGQVTHLEPFCDIQYPLSSKAYICPKNQGIQVIGASYDRLNSSFSPNSEDDRENIRNIKEILKGDEKLIFKGSKVGFRSYSSDRFAIIGAAYDENFYKECYKDLLWTKNKKQKLPQNIPNLYLNFAHGSRAFSTSILAARYLCALIGDEPLCIDKDFISCIHPARFLIRKLKKGLK, encoded by the coding sequence ATGAAAAAAGCAAATATAATTTTTAAAGATAATACACCTTTTTCTCTTGATTTTGATGATTTTTATTTTAATTCACAAGATGGAATACAAGAGAGTAAATATATTTATACAGAAGCTTTTAATTGGGATAATAAAGAGCAATTTGTTATCGCTGAAACAGGTTTTGGAATAGGGCTTAATTTTTTTCTAACTTTAAAAAGGTTTCTTAAGGAACAAAATGATGAAAAAAGATTGTTTTATATCAGTGTAGAAAAATTTTATATTGATAAAGAAAAATTAAGAGAAATTTATCAAAAACTTGGGTTTTATGAGGATTTTAAAGAAGTGCTTGAGCCTTTTTTAAAATTTTATCCCCCTTGTAAAGAGGGATACTATCGATTTTATTTTAAAAATTGTTTTTTAGATCTTATATTTGATGATATTTCAATTTTAAAAAAGCTTGATTTTAAAGCCAATGTATGGTTTTTAGATGGTTTTTCTCCTAGTAAAAACTCAGCTATGTTTGATGATAATGTATTATTTGAGGTGGCAAGATTATCAAAAAAAGGAACTCAGCTTTGTACATTTTCTGCAGCTAGTTTACTGCAAAAAAATCTTCGAAAAAATGGTTTTTGCATTCGGAAAATCAAAGGATTTAGAAAAAGAGAAATGATTCAGGCTTTTTTTGAAAATGATAAAACTGAACAAGAAATGTTTCAAGAAGCATATTTTAAAAGAGTTTCTCAAAAAATAAAAAATAAAGAAGTAGCGATTATAGGTGCAGGTATTTGTGCAGCAGTTTTAGCGTATGAGCTTTTTTTAAGAGGTTTTAAAATTAGTATTTTTGAAAAAAATGCTTGTTTAGGTGAGGGTGCTAGTGGTAATGAAAGCGGAATTTTAAGTTCTTTGATTTTAAAACCAGGTGTTGCTTTAGGTGAATTTTCTCAACTTGCTTTAGTTGAGGCCAATCGTTTTTATCGCCAAATTTTGGATTTAAAATTAGAAGGAGTTATAGAAATTGCACATAATGATTTAATGCAGGAGCGTTTTTTATCTCAAAAAAATAATATTTTATTTAATATTAAAAAAAATCAAGCATTTTTACAAGATGGTGGACACATCCAACCAAAAAAACTTGTTCAAGTTTTATTTGAAAAAAGTAAAGCTAAGATTTATTTTAATCATCAATTTGAGAATTATCAATATAAAAATGGCACCTTTAAACTTTTTTTTAATGGAATGAAGGATTATTATCAGTCAGAAATCTTAATTTATGCTATGGGTGCAGATACTAAAGATTTTATATCTTATGATTTTATGAATTTAAGTAAAGTTCGTGGTCAAGTTACTCATTTAGAGCCTTTTTGCGATATTCAATATCCACTTTCATCTAAAGCTTATATTTGTCCAAAAAATCAAGGAATACAAGTTATAGGTGCGAGTTATGATCGTTTAAATTCCAGTTTTAGTCCTAACAGTGAAGACGATAGAGAAAATATTAGAAATATTAAAGAAATTTTAAAAGGTGATGAAAAATTAATTTTTAAGGGATCTAAAGTAGGATTTAGATCTTATTCTAGTGATCGATTTGCTATTATCGGTGCTGCTTATGATGAAAATTTTTATAAAGAGTGCTATAAAGATTTATTATGGACAAAAAATAAAAAGCAGAAATTGCCTCAAAATATTCCCAATCTTTATTTAAATTTTGCTCATGGATCTCGAGCTTTTTCTACATCTATATTAGCCGCACGCTATCTTTGTGCTCTAATTGGAGATGAGCCTTTGTGTATAGATAAAGATTTTATTTCTTGTATTCATCCAGCTAGATTTTTAATTAGAAAATTAAAAAAAGGTTTAAAATAA